A region from the Oncorhynchus clarkii lewisi isolate Uvic-CL-2024 chromosome 8, UVic_Ocla_1.0, whole genome shotgun sequence genome encodes:
- the LOC139415241 gene encoding ankyrin repeat and SOCS box protein 2-like, which produces MAVASMSMPGRMGTPRGLDDYSLYSALSDEELMQLVIERSLTEEHNSINAIQSSPPVYWQPNYQPNQFTTNEFLTNVRNPSATRHMYDFPRANPNPANPPPNPSPANPPLADHIIDVRPLVPVIENGDLKALKEMVKCNPKSLFVPNEDGWISLHEAAYYGQEECLKIILRAHPGIVNTCGTCNQTPLLLAAIFQHVNCVECLLDRGANPNIANNDGETPLLKACGKPNAEIVDHLLKYGASVHKACVQGVTPLHEAAGHDNVEICQMLLDAGAKLNAANIYGMDPFFTAAQNGRVEVLSFLISKGVNMNCQACDGATPLYESSKNGHKEVVELLLSQKADANRTTKSGLLPLHVAVQKGHFDIVSMLIPATSKAKVQCSGISPLHLAAEHNRDWILEVLIKGGYDVNLQLAEDRSKMYEDRRSTALYFAVANNNLEAAEMLLEAGANPNLDMFNPLLIAVRRGCMEMITVLVEHGANMNASILTHPCSFPAVVMLGMKYSQILKYLMDNGCDALSCFDCTYGSKPHPPLKTLSRGRGFTETLPYATNEDEAPINMYIQFCETINNPTISCWAGPIIDMLLDYVGHVKLCSRLIEHLDSNHDWAGIKEKAMPPYSLMKLCRLKIRQQVGIPRLRHIDTLPLPPILIKFLNYKKGD; this is translated from the exons ATGGCTGTGGCCAGCATGTCCATGCCTGGAAGGATGGGCACCCCTAGAGGTCTTGATGACTACAGTCTTTACAGCGCCCTGTCAGATGAGGAGCTGATGCAGCTGGTCATTGAACGCAGCCTCACTGAGGAACACAACTCTATTAACGCCATTCAATCATCCCCACCTGTGTATTGGCAACCTAATTACCAGCCAAACCAATTTACCACCAACGAATTTCTGACTAATGTCAGGAACCCATCTGCAACAAGGCACATGTATGACTTTCCCAGAGCCAACCCGAACCCAGCCAACCCACCTCCAAACCCCTCACCTGCAAACCCACCTTTAGCAGATCATATTAT AGATGTGAGACCCCTGGTGCCTGTGATTGAGAATGGTGATTTAAAGGCCTTAAAAGAAATGGTGAAATGCAATCCAAAGAGTCTATTTGTACCAAATGAGGATGGATGGATTTCTCTACACGAAGCTGCATATTACGGTCAAGAAGAATGCCTCAAGATTATATTAAGAG CCCATCCTGGGATAGTGAACACATGTGGTACATGCAATCAGACCCCACTTCTTTTGGCTGCCATCTTTCAACATGTGAATTGTGTGGAGTGCCTTCTAGACAGAGGTGCAAATCCCAACATTGCCAATAACGACGGAGAAACACCACTCTTGAAAG CTTGTGGGAAGCCCAATGCAGAGATTGTAGACCACCTCCTAAAGTATGGAGCCTCAGTGCACAAGGCTTGCGTTCAGGGTGTGACACCTCTCCATGAAGCAGCCGGGCATGATAACGTGGAAATTTGCCAGATGTTGTTGGATGCCGGTGCCAAGCTTAATGCAGCCAATATCTACGGGATGGACCCTTTCTTTACGGCAGCACAGAACGGGAGAGTGGAGGTGTTGTCTTTCCTGATTAGCAAAG GGGTTAATATGAACTGCCAGGCATGTGATGGGGCAACACCCTTGTACGAGTCAAGTAAGAATGGTCACAAGGAAGTTGTGGAACTGCTTCTATCTCAGAAAGCAGATGCAAACCGAACAACCAAGTCTGGCCTCCTGCCTCTTCATGTTGCTGTCCAGAAAGGACATTTTGA CATTGTATCCATGCTGATCCCTGCCACAAGTAAGGCCAAAGTTCAATGCAGTGGCATCAGTCCCCTCCACCTGGCTGCTGAGCACAACAGGGACTGGATTCTAGAAGTGCTTATCAAGGGAGGATATGACGTCAATCTCCAGTTGGCAGAAGACCGATCCAAAATGTATGAGGACCGTCGCAGCACAGCGCTCTACTTCGCTGTCGCCAACAACAACCTAGAGGCCGCAGAAATGCTTCTGGAGGCCGGCGCTAACCCCAACCTTGACATGTTCAACCCTCTTCTTATCGCTGTGAGGCGGGGTTGCATGGAAATGATCACAGTGCTGGTGGAGCATGGAGCTAACATGAACGCGTCCATCCTCACACACCCCTGCTCCTTCCCGGCAGTAGTCATGCTCGGTATGAAGTATTCACAAATCCTGAAGTATCTGATGGACAATGGCTGCGATGCTCTTTCCTGTTTCGACTGCACATATGGCAGCAAGCCACACCCACCCCTGAAAACTTTAAGTAGAGGCAGAGGCTTCACCGAAACTTTGCCCTACGCTACCAATGAGGACGAAGCTCCAATCAACATGTACATCCAG TTCTGTGAGACGATCAACAATCCGACGATAAGTTGCTGGGCTGGACCCATCATAGACATGCTCCTGGATTATGTTGGCCATGTGAAACTCTGCTCCCGGCTGATTGAGCACCTGGATAGCAACCATGACTGGGCAGGGATCAAAGAGAAAGCAA TGCCACCATATTCACTGATGAAGCTGTGTAGGCTGAAGATCCGTCAGCAGGTTGGAATCCCCAGACTGAGGCACATTGACACCCTGCCCCTCCCACCAATACTAATCAAGTTCCTTAACTATAAAAAGGGAGATTGA